Proteins from one Corallococcus exiguus genomic window:
- the ypfJ gene encoding KPN_02809 family neutral zinc metallopeptidase, with protein MRWEGGRRSSNIEDRRGGGFGRPLAVGGGAASLVVALLVMLLGGDPSDVQIGTRTSPYSQPGTGGSGNVDPQQEKLKDFASVVLADTEDTWPGLLEPQGVRYVQPRLVLFSDAVQSACGMQESAVGPFYCPGDQKVYLDLTFFDELESRFGAPGDFGRAYVIAHEVGHHVQNLLGVSRKVQSLRNRTSEEQANQLSVLTELQADCFAGIWAHHAQKERNILEQGDVEEGLGAASAVGDDTLQKRARGYVVPESFTHGSAAQRMTWFKRGLEQGTLEACDTFNARR; from the coding sequence ATGAGGTGGGAAGGCGGACGTCGCAGCTCGAACATCGAGGACCGGCGGGGCGGTGGCTTCGGACGCCCGCTCGCGGTGGGCGGTGGCGCCGCGTCACTGGTGGTGGCCCTGCTGGTGATGCTGCTGGGCGGCGACCCGTCCGACGTCCAGATTGGCACGCGCACCTCTCCGTATTCGCAACCGGGTACGGGCGGCTCCGGGAACGTGGATCCGCAGCAGGAGAAGCTGAAGGACTTCGCCTCCGTCGTGCTCGCGGACACCGAGGACACCTGGCCCGGCCTGCTGGAGCCCCAGGGCGTGCGCTACGTGCAGCCGCGGCTGGTGCTCTTCTCGGACGCGGTGCAGTCCGCGTGCGGCATGCAGGAGAGCGCGGTGGGGCCCTTCTATTGTCCGGGCGACCAGAAGGTGTACCTGGACCTGACCTTCTTCGACGAGCTGGAGAGCCGCTTCGGCGCGCCGGGTGACTTCGGCCGCGCGTACGTCATCGCGCACGAGGTGGGGCACCACGTGCAGAACCTGCTGGGCGTCTCCCGCAAGGTGCAGTCCCTGCGCAACCGCACGAGCGAGGAGCAGGCCAACCAGCTCTCCGTGCTGACGGAACTCCAGGCGGACTGCTTCGCCGGCATCTGGGCCCACCACGCGCAGAAGGAGCGGAACATCCTGGAGCAGGGGGACGTGGAGGAGGGCCTGGGCGCCGCCAGCGCCGTGGGCGACGACACCCTCCAGAAGCGCGCCCGGGGCTACGTCGTCCCCGAGTCCTTCACCCATGGCTCCGCCGCGCAGCGCATGACCTGGTTCAAGCGCGGCCTGGAGCAGGGGACGCTGGAGGCGTGCGACACCTTCAACGCCCGGCGGTAG
- a CDS encoding parallel beta-helix domain-containing protein → MPRLQWTRATRATVLALVGALSLTACSDDDDNTPDSGVKVDAGTNTDAGTNTDAGSDAGSVDTGIPWDGGSAGTFSCEGKAQAMLNFAPGQEEALQDQVNTMAECTTINLAAGTYTFDNAITIRQNGITLVGAGKGTKGEGTGGASSTVLVFTNAAANSNGLDVVGNLFTVSDLAVWNAKKDAIRVESSIDVVMRRVRTEWAEADKESNGKYGLYPVKSKYVLIDECEAYNAADAGIYVGQTEYAVVRNSVAKQNVAGIEIENTKYAYVLGNTAQDNTTGLVVFDLPGNPIMGTDIRVKNNTITGNNRHNFASVAASSSTVSQVPAGTGTFMLASRRVELTGNTWGNNNTVDVAVLSGLTIEDDVALWAAGGFNFASSDVYIHGNTFQGGSGDNVDNGNLSPQLRPLGAALAALYTYGETQGAKGVEHLVWDGVDPYGHARTELNPINICFADNTLPSGTVNAIADLDLVAAGAAAATGNFAGGWALTRHYPASKAEFNCSGFSPALTIGDFIKP, encoded by the coding sequence ATGCCCCGTTTGCAGTGGACTCGCGCTACGCGCGCGACCGTTCTGGCCCTGGTAGGGGCCCTCTCGTTGACCGCCTGCTCGGATGACGACGACAACACGCCGGATTCGGGCGTGAAAGTGGACGCGGGTACGAACACGGACGCGGGCACGAACACGGACGCCGGCAGCGACGCGGGCAGCGTGGACACGGGCATCCCCTGGGACGGCGGCAGCGCGGGGACCTTCTCCTGCGAGGGCAAGGCCCAGGCGATGCTGAACTTCGCACCGGGCCAGGAGGAGGCGCTCCAGGACCAGGTGAACACCATGGCCGAGTGCACCACCATCAATCTGGCGGCGGGCACGTACACCTTCGACAACGCCATCACCATCCGCCAGAACGGCATCACGCTGGTGGGTGCGGGCAAGGGCACGAAGGGCGAGGGCACCGGCGGGGCGAGCAGCACGGTGCTGGTGTTCACCAACGCCGCGGCGAACTCCAACGGCCTGGACGTGGTGGGCAATCTCTTCACGGTGAGCGACCTGGCGGTGTGGAACGCGAAGAAGGACGCCATCCGCGTGGAGTCCTCCATCGACGTCGTCATGCGCCGCGTGCGCACGGAGTGGGCGGAGGCCGACAAGGAGAGCAACGGCAAGTACGGCCTGTACCCGGTGAAGTCCAAGTACGTCCTCATCGATGAATGCGAGGCGTACAACGCCGCGGACGCGGGCATCTACGTGGGCCAGACGGAGTACGCCGTCGTGCGCAACAGCGTGGCGAAGCAGAACGTGGCGGGCATCGAGATCGAGAACACGAAGTACGCCTACGTGCTGGGCAACACGGCCCAGGACAACACCACGGGCCTGGTGGTGTTCGACCTGCCGGGCAACCCCATCATGGGGACGGACATCCGGGTGAAGAACAACACCATCACCGGCAACAACCGGCACAACTTCGCGTCCGTCGCGGCCAGCAGCAGCACGGTGTCGCAGGTGCCGGCGGGCACGGGCACGTTCATGCTGGCGTCGCGCCGCGTGGAGCTGACGGGCAACACCTGGGGCAACAACAACACGGTGGACGTGGCGGTGCTGAGCGGCCTCACCATCGAGGACGACGTCGCGCTGTGGGCGGCGGGCGGCTTCAACTTCGCGAGCTCGGACGTCTACATCCACGGCAACACCTTCCAGGGTGGCAGCGGCGACAACGTGGACAACGGCAACCTGAGCCCGCAGCTGCGGCCCCTGGGCGCGGCCCTGGCGGCGCTCTACACCTACGGCGAGACGCAGGGCGCGAAGGGCGTGGAGCACCTGGTGTGGGACGGCGTGGACCCCTACGGCCATGCCCGCACGGAGCTGAACCCCATCAACATCTGCTTCGCCGACAACACGCTGCCCTCGGGCACCGTCAACGCCATCGCGGACCTGGACCTGGTGGCGGCGGGTGCGGCCGCGGCCACGGGCAACTTCGCGGGCGGGTGGGCCCTCACGCGGCACTACCCGGCCTCGAAGGCGGAGTTCAACTGCTCGGGCTTCAGCCCCGCGCTGACGATTGGCGACTTCATCAAGCCGTAA
- a CDS encoding SO2930 family diheme c-type cytochrome, giving the protein MSPRLSVVLLALTLAACGSSDPEGPGPTPDSGTVDAGTGDAGVPDAGEPDAGMDAGTLDAGVLDAGPVDAGPPLAIPNVLSGFGLFTGSPADGGLVPVEGNVPYTLSTVLFSDYAVKSRTLYIPPGKTAHYAPVDALDLPVGTLITKTFAFPADLRKPDQDVRFIETRVLVRQPSGWEAWPYVWNPAQTEADLATGSRARDVTFIDLEGETRSFRYSVPSKNQCQQCHHLVDEKGDQVMHPIGVKARYLHRTNTYGGVERDQLEYLASLGKLDGLPAQAELPKAPDAFDPQSANLDTRARTYLDINCAHCHNPKGTAGITSQLFLNFDNTSLFSLGECKRPGSAGAGVGGEFDIVPGNHAESILWYRLHTEESGKMMPQIGRTIHHAEGAQLIADWIDSMPAKTCK; this is encoded by the coding sequence GTGAGCCCCCGTCTCTCCGTGGTGCTGCTGGCGTTGACGCTGGCAGCCTGCGGTTCCTCCGACCCGGAAGGCCCCGGGCCCACACCCGACTCGGGGACCGTGGATGCCGGAACGGGGGACGCGGGGGTTCCGGACGCGGGTGAACCTGACGCGGGCATGGATGCCGGAACGCTCGATGCGGGCGTTCTGGACGCGGGGCCTGTGGATGCAGGGCCGCCGCTGGCCATCCCCAATGTGCTGTCGGGCTTCGGGCTGTTCACCGGAAGCCCGGCGGACGGAGGGCTGGTGCCGGTGGAGGGCAACGTGCCCTACACCCTGTCCACCGTGCTGTTCTCCGACTACGCGGTCAAGTCACGCACCCTCTACATCCCCCCCGGCAAGACGGCGCACTACGCGCCCGTGGATGCGCTGGACCTGCCGGTGGGGACGCTCATCACGAAGACGTTCGCCTTCCCGGCGGACTTGCGGAAGCCGGACCAGGACGTGCGTTTCATCGAAACGCGCGTCCTGGTGCGCCAGCCGTCGGGATGGGAGGCATGGCCCTACGTTTGGAATCCGGCGCAAACGGAAGCTGATCTGGCCACCGGAAGCCGTGCGCGCGACGTGACGTTCATCGACCTGGAGGGGGAGACCCGGTCGTTCCGGTACTCGGTCCCTTCCAAGAACCAGTGCCAGCAGTGCCACCACCTGGTGGATGAGAAGGGCGACCAGGTGATGCACCCCATTGGCGTGAAGGCGCGCTACCTGCACCGCACGAACACCTACGGAGGCGTGGAGCGCGACCAGCTGGAGTACCTGGCGTCGCTGGGCAAGCTGGACGGGCTGCCCGCCCAGGCGGAGCTGCCGAAGGCGCCGGACGCGTTCGACCCGCAGTCGGCGAACCTGGACACGCGGGCGCGCACGTACCTGGACATCAACTGCGCGCATTGCCACAACCCGAAGGGCACGGCGGGCATCACCAGCCAGCTGTTCCTCAACTTCGACAACACCAGCCTGTTCTCACTGGGCGAGTGCAAGCGCCCGGGCTCCGCGGGAGCGGGCGTGGGCGGCGAGTTCGACATCGTCCCCGGCAACCACGCGGAGTCCATCCTCTGGTACCGGCTGCACACGGAGGAGTCCGGCAAGATGATGCCGCAGATTGGCCGCACGATTCACCACGCGGAGGGCGCGCAGCTCATCGCGGATTGGATCGACTCGATGCCCGCGAAGACCTGCAAGTGA
- a CDS encoding dicarboxylate/amino acid:cation symporter, whose amino-acid sequence MKLWARWFRIPFWQRVLGAFVLGALAGWALGDRAGTWLQPLGTLYVQLIRMIATPLVFFAVIHAVSALRGQKSVAALGGRTFLWFAVTAALAVGVGLGTAALTKPGLGVGTLQVASDFKPKQVPGPVQVLLDVVPTNPFAALAEGKMLQVIFFAGLLGFALVKLGDRTARLRALVGEASDAMIQVTRFVLELTPLGTFGLIAALVGTYGFERLLPLGTFVLTLYLACAVHVVFVYGGLLAAHGLNPLRFFRGAAPGMQVAFVSSSSFASMPVALRSVTHNLGVDRDYAAFAVPLGASIKMDGCGAIYPAMTSLFIAQYFGLTLSAPQLFIILLASVLGSFGTAGVPGTAVVMTTVVLSSAGLPLEGLGYLLAIDRVLDMMRTLTNVTGQMLVPVLVAREEGLLDLAVYNRASSNVGLEEPPSPAA is encoded by the coding sequence ATGAAGCTCTGGGCCCGCTGGTTTCGCATTCCCTTCTGGCAGCGAGTGCTGGGCGCCTTCGTGCTGGGAGCGCTCGCCGGATGGGCGCTGGGCGACCGCGCCGGCACGTGGCTCCAGCCGCTGGGCACGCTCTACGTCCAGCTGATCCGGATGATCGCCACACCGCTGGTGTTCTTCGCCGTCATCCACGCGGTGTCCGCGCTGCGCGGCCAGAAGAGCGTGGCGGCGCTGGGCGGCCGCACCTTCCTCTGGTTCGCCGTCACCGCCGCGCTCGCCGTGGGCGTGGGCCTGGGCACCGCGGCCCTCACGAAGCCGGGCCTGGGCGTGGGCACGCTCCAGGTGGCCAGCGACTTCAAGCCCAAGCAGGTGCCCGGCCCCGTGCAGGTGCTGCTGGACGTGGTGCCCACCAACCCCTTCGCCGCGCTGGCGGAAGGGAAGATGCTCCAGGTCATCTTCTTCGCGGGCCTGCTGGGCTTCGCGCTGGTGAAGCTGGGGGACCGCACCGCCCGCCTGCGCGCGCTCGTGGGCGAGGCCAGCGACGCGATGATTCAAGTCACCCGCTTCGTGCTGGAGCTGACGCCGCTGGGCACCTTCGGCCTCATCGCCGCGCTGGTGGGCACCTACGGCTTCGAGCGCCTGCTACCCCTGGGCACCTTCGTCCTCACGCTGTACCTCGCGTGCGCGGTGCACGTCGTCTTCGTGTACGGCGGGCTGCTCGCGGCGCACGGGCTCAACCCGCTGCGCTTCTTCCGGGGCGCCGCGCCGGGCATGCAGGTGGCGTTCGTCAGCTCCTCCAGCTTCGCGTCCATGCCGGTGGCCCTGCGCAGCGTCACCCACAACCTGGGCGTCGACCGGGACTACGCGGCGTTCGCGGTGCCCCTGGGCGCCAGCATCAAGATGGACGGCTGCGGCGCCATCTACCCGGCCATGACGTCGCTCTTCATCGCCCAATACTTCGGCCTGACGCTGTCCGCGCCCCAGCTCTTCATCATCCTGCTGGCGTCCGTGCTGGGCAGCTTCGGCACCGCCGGCGTGCCCGGTACGGCGGTGGTGATGACCACCGTCGTCCTCAGCTCCGCGGGGCTGCCCCTGGAGGGGCTGGGCTACCTGCTGGCCATCGACCGGGTGCTGGACATGATGCGCACCCTCACCAACGTCACCGGCCAGATGCTGGTGCCCGTCCTGGTGGCCCGCGAGGAGGGCCTCCTGGACCTGGCTGTCTACAACCGCGCGTCCAGCAACGTGGGGCTGGAGGAGCCCCCGTCGCCGGCCGCCTGA
- a CDS encoding S8/S53 family peptidase, whose product MKVAIVDSGVSAGFLRGAGLSLAGAASFTVDREARRLESRVHSREELAAWRGGDSVLEDLEDTHGHGTAVLSILMEQGRPGADVEWYVARVLDGRMRGDSLGLLEALEWLTQDVRPDLINLSLGTVGRAFEAPLTALLDRAVEQGSLVLCAAGPVSGLPSGLPSVVTVADAAMAHALRKGDIVDHVEDSATVRLYADGAWCERPITSSYACALAAARVLREGCPAGWRRVTASQRTR is encoded by the coding sequence ATGAAGGTCGCCATCGTGGACAGTGGTGTGTCGGCAGGCTTCCTTCGCGGGGCGGGGCTGTCACTCGCCGGGGCCGCGAGCTTCACGGTGGACCGGGAAGCGCGGCGCCTGGAGTCCCGTGTCCACTCGCGTGAGGAGCTGGCGGCCTGGCGCGGCGGCGACTCCGTGTTGGAGGACCTGGAGGACACGCACGGCCACGGCACCGCGGTGCTGAGCATCCTGATGGAGCAGGGCCGTCCCGGTGCCGACGTGGAGTGGTACGTCGCGCGCGTGCTGGATGGGCGGATGCGCGGCGATTCGCTGGGCCTGCTGGAAGCGCTGGAGTGGCTCACGCAGGACGTGCGGCCGGACCTCATCAACCTGAGCCTGGGCACCGTGGGCCGCGCCTTCGAGGCGCCCCTCACCGCGCTCCTGGACCGTGCGGTGGAGCAGGGCAGCCTGGTGCTCTGCGCCGCGGGTCCTGTATCGGGTCTGCCGTCCGGTTTGCCGTCGGTGGTGACGGTGGCGGACGCGGCCATGGCCCACGCGCTGAGGAAGGGAGACATCGTGGACCACGTCGAGGACTCGGCCACGGTGCGGCTTTACGCGGACGGCGCCTGGTGCGAGCGCCCCATCACGAGCAGCTATGCCTGTGCCCTCGCGGCGGCGCGGGTGCTGCGCGAGGGCTGTCCTGCCGGGTGGCGGCGCGTCACCGCGTCACAGCGGACGCGGTGA